Proteins encoded by one window of Candidatus Pelagibacter giovannonii:
- a CDS encoding iron-sulfur cluster assembly scaffold protein has translation MDLEILEIASNTENHKVLKKHTHQSRNKNPLCGDEMEISLMVKDNIVQDMGYQCRSCVYCQASVSLLSRWVMQVPIEKISDFVSKAELFFDENFDQLKKINIKDLKDFKKIMNSKNISRKECLLLPFKTLSKALKL, from the coding sequence ATGGACTTAGAAATTTTAGAAATTGCATCTAATACCGAAAACCACAAAGTGCTTAAAAAGCATACACATCAATCAAGGAATAAAAACCCTTTATGCGGTGATGAGATGGAAATTAGCTTAATGGTTAAAGACAATATTGTTCAAGACATGGGTTATCAATGTAGATCATGCGTGTACTGTCAAGCCTCAGTTAGTTTGCTTTCAAGATGGGTTATGCAAGTACCAATAGAAAAAATTTCAGATTTTGTTTCAAAAGCTGAGCTTTTCTTTGATGAAAATTTTGATCAATTAAAAAAAATTAATATAAAAGATTTAAAAGATTTTAAAAAAATAATGAATTCAAAAAATATTTCTAGAAAAGAATGTTTATTGCTTCCTTTTAAAACTCTTTCAAAAGCCCTAAAGCTTTAA
- a CDS encoding HPP family protein, which produces MINTIKENFNRALYALIFSIITIGTLSFLSFETPYGLFLAGSFGSSMVLLFGYPESPFAQPKNVFFGHLVTSVVGVLILKFLPVDQFLQIAIAVGLGIFVMILLGVTHPPAGGNPIVIILGAVSYDFLLNPIIFGSIIIIVYAIILNRFILKKNYPSSWKS; this is translated from the coding sequence ATGATAAATACAATAAAAGAAAACTTTAACAGAGCTCTTTATGCTTTAATATTTTCAATAATTACAATTGGAACTCTTTCATTCTTGAGTTTTGAAACACCTTATGGATTATTTTTAGCTGGATCATTTGGATCTTCGATGGTTTTACTTTTTGGATATCCAGAAAGTCCTTTTGCTCAACCCAAAAATGTTTTTTTTGGACACTTAGTAACATCTGTGGTTGGTGTATTAATTTTAAAGTTCCTTCCAGTTGATCAATTTTTACAAATAGCTATTGCAGTAGGTCTTGGTATTTTTGTAATGATACTGCTTGGTGTTACTCACCCACCAGCAGGTGGAAATCCTATTGTCATAATACTTGGTGCAGTTTCTTATGATTTTTTATTAAATCCAATTATTTTTGGTTCAATAATAATAATTGTTTACGCAATTATTCTAAATCGTTTCATTTTAAAGAAAAACTACCCAAGTAGTTGGAAGAGTTAA